A region of Myxococcus stipitatus DSM 14675 DNA encodes the following proteins:
- a CDS encoding response regulator, producing the protein MERRVLIVESQNDFALSMATVLKSAGYQTAMAATATDAQRELEKRRPDLVVLRAELPDQSGFTLCGQIKKGKWGQNLKVLLLSSDTGVDGLTQHRQTPGAADGYLVIPFEMGELASLSTGIVPPGTDDSDASLDAALSGNAPREAPPPMPAIRTTAGGPPKLPKRERRSAMTDEDRAFLDRAFQSIADRKAELLAESRQLKRPPPRRELMGTPEGKIQILRDELKTREAQLARLSEIWSVRERELLTGEDRLHEKDVELQGLKMQVDDLLRRFNEAQQAMLQKEREHGATVDDLLLQKFSAEKDLIEVVASKEKDINVLRKEVHNRDDELARRGSELENLRGEFEKLDKHLNVVTLEFEVKEQKLQDTVRGHEAEIARLGKRGDDFESELGRTVSERDQRYAELDGEIQALQERLQQTEQERDTTVRGLETRAAAAEEHGAQADAEIIRLNAERDALDARLSQQVADLEADLARTTSEREQLRMDKDALEAELTQRIEDRDSKISTLDRELAETIARNERTEADLNSSIQQQLERIGELEGEVEAVKAHLADREAELSGELEALTEAKNALEEDLTGRIEALRIAKDALEEDLTRQLEDVRAAKAELEADLTGQIQALTSQLSETQGTLANTEQTLSETRGELEATSQTLNETQSRLAQTEQTLSETRGELEATSQTLSQTQDTLARTEQQLSDTQGTLANTEQTLSETRGELDATSQTLSQTQDTLARTEQQLSDTQGTLANTEQTLSETRGELEATSQTLSDTQTRLAQTEEALSSTRGELEATSQTLAQTQDTLARTEQTLSQTQGTLANTEQTLSETRGELEATSQTLTQTQNTLEETRDELGTTTAQRDALKLELDETRGALQDTNDTLARTTGERDQRTAELAALGEAKDALEQSLTQQIGQLRGDLSETLGNYEAERAAHEKLAAETSATIEALTGERDGLRSELEATSETLSQVQDQLAATRDTLSREQQAHTTSRQQAASAQAALQGELNEARNQVEELGEQLTITKHELGARVADVTQLTAQLAQVEDARATLKERLDTLTEESQRREELLQNDLANKGKELSDTLRKLTQVTQEKMRQAEVLNREVATRTEQLKAMETKLQTQATDAKRHADGLGQQMAGLNNQFELAKKALGEREEQLRAAGAQHQKLAQERDGLASNLQQSEARAQQQAQQTQQERAEAKRASDELAAKLAKSEQRVAQLTQEAQAKAADADAKAKDLQAQLAARAKKVQDLELALENAQGAKTRAEKDLATKVSAAEGKANEAAARLATAQKERKDLEARQLREVEELNTKQKAELERRDAIKAQEVTRLQQSVQEKSKALKVAELELARFKSKSPSTPAPVAAKAAKAAPAADEDDLARAPQINQTIPPAAAAPAKAAKPAAKAAPAAKKAPAPAPVMLGSDESEPTDRTMVVQLPVTTAPKEDDDWTALVDELDK; encoded by the coding sequence ATGGAGCGCCGCGTCCTCATCGTTGAAAGCCAGAACGACTTCGCCCTCAGCATGGCAACCGTGCTCAAGAGCGCGGGTTACCAAACCGCCATGGCGGCGACGGCCACGGATGCGCAGCGCGAGCTGGAAAAGCGCCGTCCGGATCTCGTCGTCCTCCGCGCCGAGCTGCCTGATCAATCCGGCTTCACGCTCTGCGGGCAGATCAAGAAGGGCAAGTGGGGCCAGAACCTCAAGGTCCTCCTGCTCTCGTCCGACACGGGCGTCGACGGGCTCACGCAGCACCGGCAGACCCCCGGCGCCGCCGATGGCTACCTCGTCATCCCCTTCGAGATGGGGGAGCTGGCCTCTCTCAGCACCGGCATCGTGCCACCCGGCACGGATGACTCGGATGCGTCGCTGGACGCCGCCCTCTCGGGCAACGCGCCGCGCGAGGCCCCCCCGCCGATGCCCGCCATCCGCACCACCGCGGGAGGCCCTCCCAAGCTGCCCAAGCGCGAGCGCCGCAGCGCGATGACGGATGAGGACCGCGCCTTCCTCGACCGCGCGTTCCAGTCCATCGCCGACCGCAAGGCGGAGCTGCTCGCCGAGTCCCGCCAGCTCAAGCGCCCGCCTCCGCGCCGCGAGCTGATGGGCACGCCGGAAGGCAAGATTCAGATCCTCCGCGACGAGCTCAAGACGCGCGAGGCGCAGCTCGCCCGCCTCTCCGAAATCTGGAGCGTGCGCGAGCGTGAGCTGCTGACGGGCGAGGACCGGCTCCACGAGAAGGACGTGGAGCTCCAGGGCCTCAAGATGCAGGTGGATGACCTCCTGCGCCGCTTCAACGAAGCGCAGCAGGCCATGCTCCAGAAGGAGCGCGAGCACGGCGCCACCGTCGACGACCTGCTGCTCCAGAAGTTCTCCGCGGAGAAGGACCTCATCGAGGTCGTCGCCTCCAAGGAGAAGGACATCAACGTCCTGCGCAAGGAGGTCCACAACCGCGACGACGAGCTCGCGCGGCGAGGCTCCGAGCTGGAGAACCTGCGCGGCGAGTTCGAGAAGCTCGACAAGCACCTCAACGTCGTCACGCTCGAGTTCGAGGTCAAGGAGCAGAAGCTCCAGGACACCGTCCGCGGGCACGAGGCGGAGATTGCCCGGCTGGGCAAGCGCGGCGACGACTTCGAGTCGGAGCTGGGCCGCACCGTCAGCGAGCGGGACCAGCGCTACGCCGAGCTGGACGGAGAGATCCAGGCCCTCCAGGAGCGGCTGCAGCAGACCGAGCAGGAGCGCGACACCACCGTTCGTGGACTCGAGACCCGCGCCGCCGCCGCCGAGGAGCACGGTGCGCAGGCCGACGCGGAGATCATCCGGCTGAACGCGGAGCGCGACGCGCTCGACGCGCGCCTCAGCCAGCAGGTGGCGGACCTGGAGGCGGACCTCGCGCGCACCACCAGCGAGCGCGAGCAGCTCCGGATGGACAAGGATGCCCTGGAGGCGGAGCTCACCCAGCGCATCGAGGACCGCGACTCGAAGATCTCCACGTTGGATCGCGAGCTCGCGGAGACCATCGCTCGCAACGAGCGCACCGAGGCGGACCTCAACTCCAGCATCCAGCAGCAGCTGGAGCGCATCGGTGAACTCGAGGGCGAGGTCGAAGCCGTCAAGGCGCACCTGGCCGACCGCGAGGCCGAGCTGAGCGGCGAGCTGGAGGCACTCACCGAGGCGAAAAACGCGCTCGAAGAGGACCTCACGGGCCGCATCGAGGCCCTGCGCATCGCCAAGGACGCGCTGGAGGAGGACCTCACCCGGCAGCTCGAGGACGTGCGCGCGGCGAAGGCGGAGCTGGAAGCCGACCTCACGGGCCAGATCCAGGCCCTCACCTCGCAGCTCTCGGAGACGCAGGGCACCCTCGCCAACACGGAGCAGACCCTCTCCGAGACGCGCGGCGAGCTCGAGGCCACCAGCCAGACGCTGAACGAGACGCAGTCCCGCCTGGCGCAGACGGAGCAGACCCTCTCCGAGACGCGCGGCGAGCTCGAGGCCACCAGCCAGACGCTCTCTCAGACGCAGGACACCCTCGCGCGCACCGAGCAGCAGCTCTCGGACACGCAGGGCACGCTGGCCAACACGGAGCAGACGCTCTCCGAGACACGCGGCGAGCTGGACGCCACCAGCCAGACGCTCTCGCAGACCCAGGACACGCTCGCGCGCACCGAGCAGCAGCTCTCGGACACGCAGGGCACGCTGGCCAACACGGAGCAGACCCTCTCCGAGACGCGCGGCGAGCTCGAGGCCACCAGCCAGACCCTGAGCGACACGCAGACCCGCCTGGCGCAGACGGAAGAGGCGCTCTCCTCCACGCGCGGCGAGCTGGAGGCCACCAGCCAGACGCTGGCGCAGACGCAGGACACGCTCGCTCGCACCGAGCAGACGCTCTCGCAGACCCAGGGCACGCTGGCCAATACGGAGCAGACCCTCTCCGAGACGCGCGGCGAGCTCGAGGCCACCAGCCAGACGCTCACCCAGACGCAGAACACGCTGGAGGAGACGCGCGACGAGCTGGGCACCACCACCGCGCAGCGCGACGCGCTCAAGCTCGAGCTGGATGAGACCCGCGGCGCGCTCCAGGACACGAACGACACCCTGGCGAGGACCACGGGTGAGCGCGACCAGCGCACCGCCGAGCTCGCGGCGTTGGGCGAGGCGAAGGACGCGCTGGAGCAGTCCCTCACGCAGCAGATTGGCCAGCTCCGCGGAGACCTCTCCGAGACGCTGGGCAACTACGAGGCGGAGCGGGCCGCGCACGAGAAGCTCGCCGCCGAGACGAGCGCGACCATCGAGGCGCTCACGGGCGAGCGCGACGGACTGCGCTCCGAGCTGGAGGCCACCAGCGAGACGCTCTCACAGGTGCAGGACCAGCTCGCCGCCACGCGGGACACGCTGTCGCGCGAGCAGCAGGCACACACCACCAGCCGGCAGCAGGCCGCCAGCGCCCAGGCCGCGCTGCAGGGCGAGCTCAACGAGGCGCGCAACCAGGTGGAGGAGCTGGGCGAACAGCTCACCATCACCAAGCACGAGCTGGGCGCTCGGGTGGCGGACGTCACCCAGCTGACCGCGCAGCTCGCGCAGGTGGAGGACGCGCGGGCCACCCTCAAGGAGCGCCTGGACACCCTCACCGAGGAGTCCCAGCGCCGCGAGGAGCTGCTCCAGAACGACCTGGCCAACAAGGGCAAGGAGCTGTCGGACACGCTGCGCAAGCTGACGCAGGTGACGCAGGAGAAGATGCGTCAGGCCGAGGTGCTCAACCGCGAGGTCGCCACCCGCACCGAGCAGCTCAAGGCGATGGAGACCAAGCTCCAGACGCAGGCCACCGACGCCAAGCGCCACGCGGATGGACTCGGCCAGCAGATGGCCGGGCTCAACAACCAGTTCGAGCTGGCGAAGAAGGCGCTCGGCGAGCGCGAGGAGCAACTGCGCGCGGCGGGTGCCCAGCACCAGAAGCTGGCGCAGGAGCGCGACGGTCTCGCGAGCAACCTCCAGCAGTCCGAGGCGCGGGCGCAGCAGCAGGCCCAGCAGACGCAGCAGGAGCGCGCGGAAGCCAAGCGCGCCTCCGACGAGCTGGCCGCGAAGCTGGCCAAGTCCGAGCAGCGCGTCGCCCAGCTCACCCAGGAGGCCCAGGCGAAGGCCGCCGACGCCGACGCGAAGGCCAAGGACCTGCAAGCGCAGCTCGCCGCTCGCGCCAAGAAGGTCCAGGACCTGGAGCTCGCGCTGGAGAACGCGCAGGGCGCCAAGACCCGCGCGGAGAAGGACCTGGCCACCAAGGTCTCCGCCGCCGAGGGCAAGGCCAACGAGGCCGCCGCCCGCCTCGCCACCGCGCAGAAGGAGCGCAAGGACCTGGAGGCCCGGCAGCTGCGCGAGGTCGAGGAGCTCAACACCAAGCAGAAGGCCGAGCTCGAGCGCCGCGACGCCATCAAGGCGCAGGAAGTGACGCGCCTGCAGCAGTCCGTGCAGGAGAAGAGCAAGGCGCTCAAGGTCGCTGAGCTGGAGCTGGCTCGCTTCAAGAGCAAGTCACCGTCCACGCCCGCGCCAGTGGCCGCGAAGGCCGCCAAGGCCGCTCCAGCGGCGGACGAGGACGACCTGGCCCGCGCTCCGCAGATCAACCAGACCATCCCTCCCGCCGCCGCGGCGCCCGCGAAGGCCGCGAAGCCCGCCGCCAAGGCCGCTCCCGCCGCGAAGAAGGCCCCCGCTCCCGCCCCCGTCATGTTGGGGAGCGACGAGTCGGAGCCCACCGACCGCACCATGGTCGTTCAGCTCCCCGTCACCACCGCGCCCAAGGAAGACGACGACTGGACCGCGCTGGTGGACGAGCTGGACAAGTAG
- a CDS encoding glycosyltransferase, producing MPGPSGSSRRLTEYLKALPDRFSVVVLSAKTPDHSHIEKYQGARLLRVPVGSGDLASRIQAFERAVRRQLESEDYALAHFTDPFGGYALCELKGDYGYRLIYEAQTFPSQELRYTHPQTEGDRRFLSKIRRQELFCLMNADLIVTGSQATRSYIQSLGASEELVRVLRAPVDLAPFSPDVMGAPDGEPLRLMYLGSHVGWQGLPTLLRAVALANEQVEAKLTLVGAQHPDWQPHLDELVKELGLTERVEFQAPVHHDDVAKVLALADVGVLALDDVERNRVQGGPLAKVSEYCAAGRPILAADLPVCRELVPDDVAVFFPPGNSRAMADRIIELARDVPRRVEMGNRAREHAEAALDASSIRGQLLDLYDSLLEKRTGPVTSTREDDLPMATMVTGTPTNRLAMLLPPDSGRVKIPQVEKRETVAQHIAPPPEAAAEEPPVVMGMVLEDGFDTRLVKTEPDARPVEPPVVMGLPLRERASAARGATVSPPEETTPPDASSAMAPDPTPLTPIRATQPGAREDVDEGSDDSGEDDGDAAARSRRNTPPMLGDEPPAPTPVEPPAPTPIIRMPASLLPEEPPSPTPIIRAPVALQGEEPPAPTPIIRAPASLQRDEAPVSNGRGSLSARRDDEVQAPTPIVPMRSVLASRSTSARVETPARRMSSLGVLSKSAQSNEGERGGGRESKRPSGRTRTVAGGEPPSTRTGSAVEAEKSSGRGGTGAESEGGTGRTGASTDAERAGGTSGAERQVARGGATSDTEPRAGFTSTTPEPELLSERSADVSDAEPVAGRSGAAPEPELLSGNSESSDTDTKQISGRADEEAESARPSAGVGDSASAARSTGRARTASEAEDGPAHLGTALEEDGSSQGTGTVSASESESGRIDTAPPTTSEAESQAGRTGADRTEGYSAKQGDTTPDDESKSGRIGDERGERYSDEQGDTAPDDESKSGRISTDHGDGHATRQVDTTHEAESKSGRIGADRNEGRSQQRSDTETESQSGHVGGDADKERSTKGVDTSAETASQSGRIGADQEGGFSPQRSDSALEEGHSPSRSDATSRTATQAGRINADRDEEHAPLRGDAASKTASQSRHVGGDADKEPSTKGVDTSAETASQSGRISAGRDEEHAPPRGDTTSKTESQSRRVGTNLDEERAPLRGDTTSHSGPISAARDEEHAPPRSDTEAASQSERVGSNAEKQATTNVGATSETDSHKGRLGTNLDEDRPPRRSGTESEPATHPGHASAASEVKHLSGRTAGVSESEQHAPAASNEDSAPGPRKTPSEAERHSPTSDEDHASARRNTPATEHLSGRAGHSPDEEPTPDDGNEISEAEQHLDAAEAVDPELEPAHSPSAPESKRHAARIGVASHEAASSSDTQAPLDASPSSASSASSVEPAPPSVHTDPSPVDERPTSRRTVFDFAPRSRTTDSERHTPRPAPIVEPERPRGHTDHLPPLARPTPSAELSRGSTPRGAASDSERPPPILSESSRAPASRGATSEPERAPPILTESSRASATRGTPSDPERVPPVLTGSTRTTQSRGSLSDPERPPPLLTESPRATPSRGSTSVPERPPPVLTSSPAPRPERPSSPDAERGPPVLRPNATDSERPPALPPRASAPPPVPRQRPPRLMSIDGPPRLEPIGASPSRPGPLNVKSAEPEDEPEEISEDEAHAIEEGDEDGATPPHSRPRLDEPDEISSDEVEEAEVSVTSAAQLIEDEDDLQEAEADEAISEPPPEDEGPAPEPLPSTLNPWFVQLAHGYCPPEGTRFARHTPPTTFPGRDDDTDPSRLPPSPPAQGVVRGKGQ from the coding sequence ATCCCCGGACCTTCCGGTTCGTCACGCCGCTTGACCGAGTATCTCAAGGCGTTGCCGGACCGGTTCTCCGTGGTGGTGCTATCGGCGAAGACGCCTGACCATTCCCATATCGAGAAGTACCAGGGTGCCCGGCTCCTCCGCGTTCCGGTCGGCTCGGGTGACCTGGCCTCGAGAATCCAGGCGTTCGAGCGCGCAGTGCGCCGACAACTGGAGAGCGAGGACTATGCCCTCGCCCACTTCACGGACCCCTTCGGGGGATACGCGTTGTGCGAGCTGAAGGGCGACTACGGCTACCGCCTCATCTACGAGGCACAGACCTTCCCCTCGCAGGAGCTGCGCTACACGCACCCGCAGACGGAGGGAGACCGGCGCTTCCTCTCGAAGATTCGCAGGCAGGAGCTGTTCTGCCTGATGAACGCGGACCTCATCGTCACCGGCTCCCAGGCGACGCGCTCGTACATCCAGTCCCTCGGTGCGAGCGAGGAGCTTGTCCGCGTCCTGCGCGCCCCCGTCGACCTGGCCCCCTTCTCGCCCGACGTCATGGGCGCACCGGACGGCGAGCCCCTGCGGCTGATGTACCTGGGCAGCCACGTCGGTTGGCAGGGACTGCCGACGCTGCTTCGCGCCGTCGCGCTCGCGAATGAGCAGGTGGAGGCGAAGCTGACGCTCGTGGGGGCGCAGCATCCCGACTGGCAGCCGCACCTGGATGAGCTGGTGAAGGAGCTCGGCCTCACGGAGCGGGTGGAGTTCCAGGCGCCCGTGCACCATGACGATGTGGCCAAGGTGCTCGCGCTGGCGGATGTGGGAGTGCTGGCGCTGGACGACGTGGAGCGGAACCGCGTCCAGGGAGGCCCTCTCGCGAAGGTCTCCGAGTACTGCGCCGCGGGTCGCCCCATCCTCGCCGCCGACCTGCCCGTCTGCCGGGAGCTTGTTCCGGATGATGTGGCTGTCTTTTTCCCGCCAGGGAACAGCCGGGCGATGGCGGACCGCATCATCGAGCTGGCGCGAGATGTTCCGCGTCGCGTCGAGATGGGGAACCGGGCCCGAGAGCACGCCGAGGCGGCGCTCGACGCATCCTCCATCCGAGGACAGTTGCTGGACCTCTACGATTCGCTGCTGGAGAAGCGAACGGGTCCGGTGACCAGCACGCGCGAGGACGACCTGCCCATGGCGACCATGGTGACAGGGACTCCGACCAATCGGCTCGCGATGCTGCTGCCGCCGGACAGCGGGCGGGTGAAGATTCCCCAGGTCGAGAAGCGGGAGACCGTCGCCCAGCACATCGCTCCGCCGCCGGAGGCCGCCGCGGAAGAGCCCCCGGTGGTGATGGGGATGGTGCTGGAGGATGGGTTCGATACCCGGCTCGTCAAGACGGAGCCGGATGCTCGCCCCGTTGAGCCGCCCGTGGTGATGGGCCTGCCGTTGCGCGAGCGTGCCTCTGCGGCTCGCGGCGCGACGGTGTCTCCTCCCGAGGAGACCACTCCGCCCGATGCGTCGTCGGCGATGGCGCCAGACCCGACGCCCTTGACGCCCATCCGCGCCACGCAACCTGGGGCCCGGGAGGACGTCGACGAGGGCTCGGACGACTCGGGCGAGGACGATGGGGACGCCGCCGCGAGGTCACGGCGGAACACTCCGCCGATGCTCGGGGATGAGCCACCGGCCCCCACGCCCGTGGAGCCCCCCGCTCCGACGCCCATCATCCGCATGCCGGCGTCGCTCCTTCCGGAGGAGCCGCCTTCTCCGACGCCCATCATCCGGGCTCCCGTGGCATTGCAGGGAGAGGAGCCGCCGGCGCCCACGCCCATCATTCGGGCTCCCGCGTCGCTCCAGCGAGATGAGGCCCCGGTGTCCAATGGTCGGGGCTCCCTGAGCGCGAGGCGAGACGATGAAGTCCAGGCGCCCACGCCCATCGTCCCCATGCGGTCCGTGCTCGCGAGTCGGAGCACGTCGGCGCGCGTGGAGACGCCTGCGCGCCGGATGTCGTCGCTCGGTGTTCTGTCAAAGAGTGCACAGTCCAATGAGGGCGAGCGCGGAGGGGGGCGTGAGTCGAAGCGCCCCTCGGGACGCACTCGGACGGTGGCGGGCGGCGAACCGCCGTCGACACGCACGGGGTCCGCCGTTGAAGCGGAGAAGTCCTCGGGGCGGGGCGGCACGGGGGCGGAGTCCGAGGGGGGCACTGGACGCACGGGGGCGAGCACCGACGCGGAGAGAGCGGGCGGAACCTCGGGGGCAGAGCGCCAGGTGGCACGCGGCGGTGCCACATCCGACACGGAGCCTCGCGCGGGCTTCACGAGCACCACGCCAGAGCCCGAGCTGCTGTCGGAACGCAGCGCTGACGTCTCCGATGCGGAACCTGTCGCCGGGAGGTCTGGAGCCGCGCCTGAGCCTGAGCTTCTGTCGGGGAACAGCGAGAGCTCCGATACCGACACAAAGCAGATCTCGGGGCGAGCCGATGAGGAAGCAGAGTCCGCGCGCCCCTCCGCGGGCGTAGGCGACTCCGCCAGCGCAGCGCGGTCCACGGGGCGAGCCCGTACCGCCTCCGAGGCTGAGGACGGCCCGGCGCATCTCGGCACTGCGCTCGAGGAGGACGGCTCCTCGCAGGGAACTGGCACCGTTTCCGCGTCGGAGAGCGAGTCGGGGCGTATCGATACCGCCCCCCCGACAACGTCCGAGGCCGAATCGCAGGCAGGGCGTACGGGTGCTGACCGCACCGAGGGTTACTCCGCCAAGCAAGGCGACACGACACCCGATGATGAGTCGAAGTCCGGGCGCATCGGTGACGAACGCGGCGAGAGATACTCCGACGAGCAAGGCGACACGGCACCCGATGATGAGTCGAAGTCTGGGCGCATCAGTACCGACCACGGCGACGGACACGCCACCAGGCAAGTCGACACGACCCACGAGGCGGAGTCGAAGTCTGGACGCATCGGTGCCGACCGCAACGAGGGACGCTCACAACAGCGAAGCGACACCGAGACTGAGTCGCAGTCGGGACACGTCGGTGGCGACGCGGACAAGGAACGGTCCACGAAGGGAGTCGACACCTCAGCCGAAACTGCGTCCCAGTCGGGACGAATCGGTGCAGACCAAGAGGGGGGATTCTCTCCACAGCGAAGCGACAGTGCTCTCGAAGAGGGGCACTCCCCGTCGCGCAGCGATGCCACGTCAAGGACTGCGACCCAGGCGGGACGCATCAATGCGGACCGCGACGAGGAACACGCTCCGCTGAGAGGCGACGCCGCATCCAAGACTGCGTCCCAGTCGCGACACGTTGGTGGCGACGCGGACAAGGAACCATCCACGAAGGGAGTCGACACCTCAGCCGAAACTGCGTCCCAGTCGGGACGCATCAGTGCAGGCCGCGACGAGGAACATGCGCCGCCGCGAGGCGACACCACATCCAAGACTGAGTCCCAGTCGCGACGCGTTGGTACGAACCTCGACGAAGAACGCGCTCCGCTGAGGGGCGACACCACATCCCACTCGGGACCTATCAGCGCGGCCCGCGACGAGGAACATGCTCCGCCGCGAAGCGACACCGAGGCCGCGTCGCAGTCGGAACGCGTCGGTAGCAATGCGGAGAAACAGGCCACGACGAACGTCGGAGCAACATCCGAGACCGACTCCCACAAGGGTCGTCTCGGAACCAACCTCGACGAGGACCGGCCTCCGAGGCGAAGTGGCACCGAATCCGAGCCTGCGACACATCCAGGACACGCGAGTGCCGCCTCCGAAGTGAAACACCTCTCGGGACGAACCGCAGGTGTGTCGGAGTCCGAACAGCACGCCCCCGCAGCCTCCAACGAGGACTCGGCTCCGGGACCTCGGAAAACGCCTTCCGAAGCCGAGCGACACAGCCCCACCTCCGACGAGGACCACGCCTCCGCACGCCGCAACACTCCGGCGACCGAGCATCTCTCGGGCCGAGCAGGTCACTCCCCGGACGAAGAACCCACGCCGGATGACGGCAACGAGATCTCTGAGGCCGAGCAACACCTCGACGCGGCCGAAGCAGTCGACCCGGAACTCGAACCCGCGCACAGCCCCTCCGCACCGGAATCCAAGCGACACGCAGCACGCATCGGCGTCGCGTCGCACGAGGCGGCATCGTCCTCGGACACGCAAGCCCCGCTCGACGCATCCCCCTCCTCGGCCTCCAGCGCATCCTCCGTCGAGCCCGCGCCACCTTCGGTTCACACCGACCCATCGCCCGTCGATGAACGGCCGACAAGTCGAAGAACGGTCTTCGATTTCGCGCCACGAAGCCGCACCACCGACTCCGAACGACACACCCCACGCCCCGCCCCCATCGTCGAACCCGAGCGGCCGCGTGGTCACACGGACCACCTCCCGCCGCTGGCCCGCCCGACGCCCTCAGCCGAACTCAGCCGAGGCTCCACACCCCGCGGTGCCGCCTCCGACTCCGAACGGCCACCCCCCATCCTTTCGGAGTCCAGCCGCGCCCCAGCATCACGCGGCGCCACTTCCGAGCCCGAGCGCGCTCCCCCCATCCTCACGGAGTCCAGCCGCGCATCGGCCACTCGAGGCACCCCCTCCGACCCCGAGCGCGTCCCCCCGGTCCTCACGGGGTCCACTCGCACGACCCAAAGTCGTGGCTCCCTCTCCGACCCCGAGCGGCCCCCTCCCCTCTTGACGGAGTCCCCTCGAGCCACCCCCTCGCGCGGATCCACCTCCGTCCCCGAGCGCCCCCCTCCCGTCCTCACCTCGAGCCCCGCCCCAAGACCGGAGCGGCCTTCGTCTCCCGACGCCGAGCGAGGTCCTCCCGTCCTCCGTCCCAACGCCACGGACTCCGAGCGGCCCCCCGCCCTGCCACCTCGTGCCAGCGCGCCTCCGCCCGTCCCGCGTCAGCGGCCACCTCGACTCATGTCCATCGATGGCCCCCCTCGGCTGGAGCCCATCGGAGCGTCCCCGTCACGCCCCGGTCCGCTCAACGTCAAGTCCGCCGAGCCCGAGGACGAGCCCGAGGAGATCTCCGAGGACGAGGCCCACGCCATCGAGGAAGGCGATGAAGATGGCGCCACGCCCCCCCACTCGCGCCCACGTCTGGACGAGCCGGATGAGATCAGCAGCGACGAGGTCGAGGAGGCCGAGGTCTCCGTCACCAGCGCCGCGCAGCTGATCGAAGACGAGGACGACCTCCAGGAGGCCGAGGCCGACGAAGCCATCTCGGAGCCACCTCCAGAGGACGAAGGGCCCGCCCCCGAGCCGCTCCCCTCGACGCTCAATCCCTGGTTCGTGCAGCTCGCCCACGGCTACTGTCCACCCGAAGGCACTCGGTTCGCCCGCCACACGCCCCCGACCACCTTCCCAGGACGGGATGACGATACAGATCCGTCCCGACTGCCCCCGTCCCCCCCGGCGCAGGGTGTCGTCCGTGGCAAGGGCCAGTGA
- a CDS encoding AAA family ATPase — MSTPSTAEVRAFKSVADAEEQLEQVGYLPSPEIATAAFLADRMDKPILVEGPAGVGKTELARAMASALGRELIRLQCYEGLDEAKALYEWEYAKQLLYTQLLKDKIGEMVEGTSSLAEAADRLASGDAVFFSERFLLPRPILRAQLSERPALLLVDEIDKADPEFEAFLLEVLSDNAVTIPELGTFRAKHIPRVLLTSNAARELSDALKRRCLHLHIDFPDRERELRIVRSRLPQVPQVLAEQVVEAVAAIRALDLKKAPSISETLDWAQSLVLLNADQLTSDVVASTLNLVLKYEGDIEKARANLPQIAQA, encoded by the coding sequence GTGAGCACCCCTTCGACGGCAGAGGTCCGCGCATTCAAGAGCGTGGCGGACGCGGAAGAGCAGCTGGAGCAGGTGGGATACCTGCCCTCCCCCGAAATCGCCACGGCGGCATTCCTGGCGGACCGGATGGACAAGCCCATCCTGGTGGAAGGCCCCGCGGGCGTGGGGAAGACGGAGCTGGCGCGCGCCATGGCGTCGGCGCTGGGCCGCGAGCTCATCCGGCTCCAGTGCTACGAGGGGCTGGACGAGGCCAAGGCCCTCTACGAGTGGGAGTACGCCAAGCAGCTGCTCTACACCCAGCTCCTCAAGGACAAGATCGGGGAGATGGTGGAGGGCACCTCGTCGCTGGCGGAGGCCGCGGACCGGCTCGCGTCCGGGGACGCCGTGTTCTTCTCCGAGCGCTTCCTCCTGCCCCGCCCCATCCTCCGCGCCCAGCTCTCCGAGCGCCCCGCCCTGCTGCTGGTGGATGAAATCGACAAGGCGGACCCGGAGTTCGAGGCCTTCCTGCTGGAGGTCCTCTCCGACAACGCCGTCACGATTCCGGAGCTGGGCACGTTCCGCGCGAAGCACATCCCGCGCGTGCTGCTCACGTCCAACGCCGCGCGCGAGCTGTCCGACGCGCTCAAGCGCCGCTGCCTCCACCTGCACATCGACTTCCCCGACCGGGAGCGCGAGCTGCGCATCGTCCGCTCTCGGCTGCCGCAGGTGCCGCAGGTGCTGGCCGAGCAGGTGGTGGAGGCCGTCGCCGCCATCCGCGCCCTGGACTTGAAGAAGGCCCCCTCCATCAGCGAGACGCTGGACTGGGCGCAGAGCCTGGTGCTGCTCAACGCGGACCAGCTCACCTCGGACGTCGTGGCCTCCACGCTGAACCTCGTGCTCAAGTACGAGGGCGACATCGAGAAGGCCCGCGCCAACCTGCCGCAAATCGCCCAGGCGTGA